From the genome of Pukyongia salina, one region includes:
- a CDS encoding SRPBCC family protein: MMKTTDPPIVVETQLSGTRQQVWEAITVHDKMIEWYFDNIPAFEPKVGFNTQFPVHSESRTFTHIWNVTKVVPRQLITYHWTYTEYPGEGKVSFEILDNEDAVKLRLTNIVVKDFPQDVPEFKRQSCIDGWNFFIKDRLKNYLQKQYG, encoded by the coding sequence ATGATGAAAACAACAGATCCGCCAATTGTAGTCGAAACTCAACTATCCGGTACCAGGCAGCAGGTTTGGGAGGCAATAACCGTACATGATAAGATGATCGAATGGTATTTTGATAATATTCCTGCTTTCGAACCCAAGGTGGGATTTAATACACAGTTTCCTGTGCATTCTGAAAGTCGCACCTTCACGCATATTTGGAATGTCACCAAAGTGGTCCCTCGACAGCTAATAACCTATCACTGGACCTACACCGAATATCCTGGCGAGGGGAAGGTTAGCTTCGAAATATTAGACAATGAAGATGCGGTAAAACTTAGGCTTACCAATATTGTGGTAAAAGACTTCCCGCAGGATGTCCCGGAATTTAAAAGACAAAGCTGTATTGATGGCTGGAACTTTTTTATAAAGGACCGACTTAAAAACTATTTGCAAAAGCAGTACGGTTAA
- the asnB gene encoding asparagine synthase B translates to MCGIVCAFDLKQPSEELRPQLLTMAKCIRHRGPDWSGIYDHDKAILAHERLAIVDPTSGKQPLFSEDKKLILAANGEIYNHRELRKPYEGNYNFQTQSDCEVILALYKDKGEKFLDDLNGIFGFALYDAENDAYLIARDHMGIIPLYMGWDKHGTFYVASELKALEGVCTKIELFPPGHYLYSKDGELKRWYSRDWMEYENVKDNETSIDELRAALDAAVHRQLMSDVPYGVLLSGGLDSSATSALAKKYADKRIETDDTAQAWWPQLHSFATGLEGSPDLAAARVVADYLGTVHHEVKFTIQEGIDAIRDVIYHLETYDITTVRASTPMYLMARAIKAMGIKMVLSGEGSDEIFGGYLYFHKAPNAEEFHKETVRKLDKLHQYDCLRANKSLAAWGIEGRVPFLDKEFMDVAMRLNPKDKMITEGRMEKWVLRKAFEDMLPESVAWRQKEQFSDGVGYSWIDTLKEMVNAEITDEQMKNAHHRFPIQTPTSKEEFYYRTIFEEHFPSDTAALSVPSVPSVACSSPVALEWDESFKNMNDPSGRAVKNVHDEAY, encoded by the coding sequence ACCATGGCGAAATGTATTCGCCACCGCGGACCCGACTGGAGTGGAATTTACGATCATGATAAAGCGATATTAGCCCACGAACGTCTGGCTATTGTAGACCCAACCTCGGGAAAACAACCCTTGTTTTCAGAAGACAAAAAATTAATCCTGGCGGCTAATGGGGAGATCTACAATCATCGTGAACTACGGAAACCTTATGAAGGTAACTACAATTTCCAAACTCAGTCCGACTGCGAAGTGATCCTCGCACTATATAAAGATAAAGGAGAAAAATTCCTGGACGACCTTAATGGTATATTCGGATTTGCCCTATACGACGCAGAAAACGATGCTTATTTAATCGCACGAGACCACATGGGAATTATACCCCTTTACATGGGCTGGGATAAACACGGTACTTTTTATGTTGCTTCCGAATTAAAGGCGCTTGAAGGTGTTTGTACCAAAATAGAATTGTTCCCCCCGGGGCATTATCTGTACAGTAAGGATGGTGAGTTAAAAAGATGGTATAGTCGCGATTGGATGGAATATGAAAATGTAAAAGATAACGAGACATCTATAGACGAATTACGCGCAGCGCTCGATGCCGCAGTTCACAGACAATTAATGAGTGATGTGCCGTATGGTGTGTTATTGTCAGGAGGATTGGACTCCTCTGCTACTTCTGCCCTGGCTAAAAAATACGCCGATAAGCGCATCGAGACTGACGATACTGCCCAGGCCTGGTGGCCTCAATTGCACTCCTTTGCAACCGGTCTTGAAGGGTCTCCAGACCTCGCTGCCGCAAGGGTTGTGGCAGACTACCTTGGGACTGTGCATCACGAGGTAAAATTTACCATTCAGGAAGGCATAGACGCCATACGTGATGTGATCTATCACCTGGAAACGTACGATATAACTACGGTGCGAGCATCTACCCCTATGTACTTAATGGCCAGAGCGATAAAAGCAATGGGGATTAAAATGGTACTTAGTGGAGAAGGCAGTGATGAGATCTTTGGAGGCTATCTATATTTCCATAAAGCTCCAAATGCCGAAGAATTTCACAAAGAAACGGTTCGTAAACTCGATAAGCTACATCAGTACGATTGTTTACGGGCTAACAAATCACTGGCAGCCTGGGGAATAGAAGGCCGGGTACCGTTCCTCGATAAAGAGTTTATGGATGTAGCAATGAGGCTTAATCCGAAAGACAAAATGATCACAGAAGGCCGAATGGAAAAATGGGTGCTGCGAAAAGCTTTCGAAGATATGTTACCGGAGAGTGTTGCCTGGAGGCAGAAAGAACAATTTAGTGATGGTGTGGGATACAGCTGGATAGACACTCTTAAAGAAATGGTGAATGCCGAAATTACTGATGAGCAAATGAAAAATGCACATCACCGCTTCCCTATTCAAACACCAACCAGTAAAGAAGAATTCTATTATCGTACTATCTTCGAAGAACATTTCCCAAGTGACACCGCAGCCTTAAGCGTACCTTCTGTGCCCTCTGTAGCCTGTAGTAGTCCTGTGGCGTTAGAATGGGATGAAAGTTTTAAGAATATGAACGATCCCTCGGGCCGTGCTGTGAAGAATGTTCACGACGAGGCGTATTAA